The Arachis hypogaea cultivar Tifrunner chromosome 16, arahy.Tifrunner.gnm2.J5K5, whole genome shotgun sequence genome contains a region encoding:
- the LOC112756352 gene encoding zerumbone synthase has protein sequence MLRIGLSENGSYSRALFGESFHRLLSTHTGRKLQDKVALITGAASGIGKATATKFINNGARVIIADIQQKLGQETANKLGPNASFITCDVTKESDISNAVDFAISEHKQLDIMFNNAGIACRTPPSIVDLDMTVFDKVMKINVGGLVAGIKHAARVMIPHGTGSILCTASITGVMGGMSQHTYSISKCAVIGTVKSMASELCRHGIRVNCISPFAIPTTFVMEEMSLLYPNVDAQRHMKIVHNAGVLKGANCEPNDIANAALFLVSDDAKYVSGHNLVVDGGFTSFKNLDFPAPDQVQ, from the exons ATGCTGAGAATTGGTTTAAG TGAAAACGGTTCCTATTCAAGGGCTTTGTTTGGAGAGAGTTTCCACAGGTTGTTGTCTACTCACACTGGAAG GAAACTACAAGATAAGGTAGCACTGATAACTGGGGCAGCTAGTGGAATAGGAAAAGCTACAGCAACCAAATTTATCAATAATGGTGCCAGAGTTATTATTGCAGATATCCAACAAAAACTTGGTCAAGAAACCGCAAATAAACTAGGGCCTAATGCCAGTTTTATAACATGTGATGTCACAAAAGAATCAGACATATCCAATGCTGTTGATTTTGCAATTTCTGAACACAAACAGCTTGATATCATGTTCAACAATGCAGGGATAGCATGTAGAACTCCTCCAAGTATTGTGGACTTAGACATGACAGTGTTTGACAAAGTCATGAAGATAAATGTTGGCGGGCTTGTGGCTGGTATCAAGCATGCAGCACGAGTTATGATCCCGCATGGAACGGGATCGATTCTCTGCACAGCAAGTATCACTGGTGTGATGGGAGGGATGTCACAACACACATATTCAATATCGAAGTGTGCTGTTATAGGCACTGTTAAATCCATGGCTTCAGAACTATGCAGGCATGGAATAAGAGTGAACTGCATATCACCTTTTGCAATTCCTACTACTTTTGTTATGGAAGAGATGAGTCTGTTGTATCCAAATGTTGATGCTCAGAGACATATGAAAATTGTTCATAATGCTGGTGTTCTGAAGGGAGCAAATTGTGAACCAAATGATATTGCTAATGCTGCCCTTTTTCTTGTATCTGATGATGCTAAGTATGTTAGTGGTCATAATTTGGTTGTGGATGGAGGTTTTACATCCTTCAAGAATTTGGATTTTCCTGCACCAGATCAAGTGCAGTAG
- the LOC112756353 gene encoding uncharacterized protein translates to MKTMTTLKPNSGQFMILFSNVTRFISFSPSYLTVSHQHPLPFLAAFHRTHIHSSTLVKSYSHPIPESDDQVEDLCIPDHWLEPTMALQESEWLRITLHKWLDDEYCPEETNVEISRVAAQSYYNSLLQKQTDLGEILLKMALQLESISYKESFHGAFSSANAAVNLIAERIEQL, encoded by the exons ATGAAAACCATGACAACTTTGAAACCAAATTCCGGTCAGTTCATGATTCTGTTTTCCAATGTCACCCGGTTCATCTCATTCTCGCCCTCCTATCTTACCGTCAGTCACCAACATCCTCTACCTTTTTTAGCAGCGTTTCATCGTACTCATATTCATTCCTCAACACTTGTGAAGTCCTATTCTCATCCAATACCTGAATCTGATGACCAAGTTGAAGACCTATGTATTCCAGATCATTGGTTAGAGCCAACCATGGCCTTGCAG GAATCAGAATGGCTTAGGATTACTTTGCATAAATGGTTGGATGATGAGTACTGTCCAGAGGAAACAAATGTTGAGATTAGCCGGGTTGCTGCACAATCATACTACAACTCTTTACTACAAAAACAAACAGATCTTGGTGAGATTTTATTGAAGATGGCTCTTCAATTAGAATCTATCTCTTATAAAGAAAGTTTTCATGGGGCTTTCTCTTCAGCTAATGCTGCTGTTAACTTGATTGCAGAAAGAATAGAGCAACTTTGA
- the LOC112756354 gene encoding auxin response factor 11 has protein sequence MDADGVTASSSPNAADEGVNNYKKDGDELYERVWRACAGECVYIPRAGDKVLYFPQGYLEQVASFTQHQQDGHVDIPVHNQPSKILCRVVSVQLKTEASTDEVFAQVTLLPESKQDELSSKDTDTAQIPSRSSVYSFSKILTSSDSGAHGGFSIPKKHAYECFPPLDMTLKPPAQELVARDLHGYDWRFRHIFRGQPRRNLLTSGWSTFLNSKKLAAGDTCIFFRGENGELRIGVRRAMKRQNIASPSASLISAQSMQLGILTSASHAVATGSMFTVYHYPRTNPFEFIVPLQRYMKSTQMSYATGMRVQLLLDVEEPRKRYAGTVISIEDFDGIRWPGSEWRSLKVQWDATPHADMHPERVCPWWIEALDCAKQKHIPILPAPKKARPNNLPLPESSGFVKDEIIRYSAKPAAQRLERDLQGQDYNDVASPQAVLKQPSSKVICNSNLGIENQLLIPIQDPVHQCTGSSMSFPHEDLSTSSSNAYCPGSESQGWPSSESKDENDVPFGPHSSCTTYKLFGIYLTDCQSELPSPQFSAYSKIPSTISIPPMSHSSIYATIQAAKQCGNIQGVSSEKRCKKCRSDNSRSCTKVLKQGTALGRAIDLTRFAGYDELISELDWMFDFGGGLINGSSGWHVTCIDEDGDIMLLGDFPWQDFRSMVQKMIIRPKDAINNPSPSSSAYPASI, from the exons ATGGACGCTGATGGAGTCACCGCCTCTTCCTCTCCAAACGCTGCTGACGAAG GtgtgaataattataaaaaagatgGTGATGAGTTGTATGAGAGAGTGTGGCGAGCATGCGCGGGAGAATGTGTATATATCCCCCGTGCCGGAGATAAGGTGCTGTACTTCCCTCAGGGCTACTTAGAACAG GTTGCTTCATTCACTCAGCATCAGCAAGATGGTCACGTGGATATTCCCGTGCATAATCAACCTTCTAAGATCCTGTGCCGGGTTGTGTCTGTTCAGTTAAAG ACTGAAGCTTCCACAGACGAGGTTTTTGCTCAAGTTACTCTACTTCCAGAGTCCAAG CAAGATGAACTTAGTTCGAAGGACACAGACACAGCTCAGATACCCAGCAGATCTTCTGTATACTCCTTTAGCAAGATACTTACTTCATCAGACTCTGGTGCTCATGGCGGATTCTCTATTCCCAAGAAGCATGCTTATGAATGCTTCCCCCCTCTG GACATGACTCTTAAACCCCCAGCACAAGAGCTTGTTGCAAGGGACTTGCATGGGTACGACTGGCGCTTCCGACATATATTTCGTg GTCAGCCAAGACGAAACTTACTTACTAGCGGTTGGAGCACATTTTTAAACTCCAAAAAACTTGCTGCTGGAGATACATGCATATTCTTCAG GGGAGAAAATGGAGAACTCCGAATTGGGGTTCGTCGAGCTATGAAACGGCAAAATATTGCATCCCCATCTGCTTCTCTGATATCAGCTCAGAGCATGCAACTAGGAATACTGACTAGTGCTTCCCATGCTGTTGCCACAGGATCCATGTTTACTGTATACCACTACCCTCG GACGAATCCCTTTGAATTTATCGTTCCTTTGCAACGCTACATGAAGTCAACTCAAATGAGCTATGCAACTGGTATGAGAGTACAATTGCTGCTTGATGTTGAAGAACCTAGAAAAAG ATATGCAGGTACAGTAATCAGTATTGAAGATTTTGATGGCATTAGGTGGCCTGGTTCTGAATGGAGAAGCCTCAAG GTCCAATGGGATGCTACACCGCATGCAGATATGCATCCAGAAAGAGTTTGTCCTTGGTGGATTGAGGCCTTGGACTGTGCCAAGCAGAAACACATTCCTATTCTCCCCGCACCAAAGAAAGCCCGTCCAAATAACCTGCCGTTGCCTGAATCAAGTGGCTTTGTCAAGGATG AGATAATTCGGTATTCCGCTAAGCCTGCAGCTCAGAGACTGGAAAGGGACTTGCAAGGTCAAGACTACAATGATGTAGCTTCTCCACAGGCTGTGCTAAAACAACCATCATCAAAGGTTATTTGTAACTCAAACCTTGGGATTGAGAATCAGCTTCTAATTCCGATTCAAGACCCTGTTCACCAGTGTACTGGAAGCTCAATGTCGTTTCCACATGAAGACTTGTCAACTTCCAGTTCAAATGCGTACTGTCCGGGATCTGAATCCCAAGGATGGCCTTCTTCTGAatctaaagatgaaaatgatgTTCCTTTTGGCCCACATAGCAGTTGTACTACATACAAGCTTTTTGGGATTTACTTAACTGATTGCCAATCGGAGCTCCCTTCACCACAATTTTCTGCTTACAGCAAGATTCCAAGTACCATTTCTATTCCTCCAATGTCTCACTCAAGTATTTATGCAACAATCCAGGCAGCAAAACAGTGCGGAAATATTCAAGGTGTTTCCTCAGAGAAAAGATGCAAGAAGTGTCGCTCTGATAATAGTAGAAGTTGCACAAAG GTTCTTAAGCAAGGAACTGCTCTTGGCAGAGCAATTGATCTCACTCGTTTTGCTGGATATGACGAACTCATTTCTGAACTTGACTGGATGTTTGATTTTGGCGGAGGCTTAATTAATGGAAGCAGTGGATGGCATGTGACCTGCATAGACGAGGATGGAGATATTATGCTCCTGGGAGATTTCCCATGGCA GGACTTTCGATCCATGGTGCAAAAGATGATAATACGTCCAAAGGATGCAATTAACAATCCTAGTCCAAGCTCCTCTGCATATCCTGCAAGCATTTAG
- the LOC112756355 gene encoding probable indole-3-pyruvate monooxygenase YUCCA10 isoform X1, which yields MEDERRRVIVVGAGPSGLSMAACLTKKSIPYILLEREDCSASLWKKHTYDRLHLHLKKHLCHLPHMPFPPSSPSYVPRNQFLAYLDHYAAHFAISPLYRRTVEFAAYDQEAKSWRVKARNEDSGEVEEYLGGFLVVATGETTDPFVPQIEGMGSFPGKVIHSTEYKSGKGFEAQHVLVVGSGNSGMEISLDLINHGAITSIVVRSPVHIVSREIANMGLFLLNYVGVNKVDKLVVMLSRLMYGDMSKYGIARPNEGPFYMKVKYGKYPIIDVGTSQKIKSGELKVLPAEIESVRGKDVMFKDGQSHPFDSIIFCTGFKRSTHKWLKGDDYLLNEDGIPKPSYPDHWKGKNGLYCVGLSRKGFYGARYDAENIANDISSLLIQL from the exons ATGGAGGATGAGAGAAGAAGAGTGATAGTGGTTGGAGCAGGGCCTTCGGGTCTCTCCATGGCTGCATGCTTAACCAAGAAATCAATTCCGTACATACTCCTCGAGAGAGAAGACTGTTCAGCTTCTCTTTGGAAGAAACACACCTACGACCGTCTCCATCTCCATCTCAAGAAGCACCTCTGCCACCTCCCTCACATGCCATTCCCCCCTTCTTCCCCTTCCTACGTTCCCCGCAACCAGTTCTTGGCTTACCTCGACCACTACGCCGCTCACTTCGCGATCTCTCCGTTGTACCGGAGGACCGTGGAGTTTGCGGCATACGATCAGGAAGCCAAGAGCTGGAGGGTGAAGGCCAGGAACGAGGATTCCGGTGAGGTTGAGGAGTATCTAGGGGGGTTCTTGGTGGTGGCTACGGGGGAGACAACTGACCCTTTTGTCCCTCAAATTGAAGGGATGGGTAGTTTTCCTGGGAAGGTTATTCATTCCACTGAGTATAAATCTGGTAAGGGATTTGAGGCTCAGCATGTTCTTGTTGTGGGTTCTGGCAATTCCGGCATGGAGATCTCACTTGACCTTATCAACCACGGTGCCATAACTTCCATTGTTGTTCGAAGCCcg GTTCATATTGTGTCCCGGGAGATAGCGAATATGGGGCTGTTTCTGTTGAATTATGTGGGAGTAAACAAGGTAGACAAGTTGGTGGTGATGTTGAGCAGGTTGATGTACGGAGACATGAGCAAGTATGGGATAGCCAGGCCTAATGAGGGTCCCTTTTATATGAAGGTCAAGTACGGCAAGTATCCCATCATTGATGTTGGAACCTCTCAAAAGATCAAGTCTGGAGAGCTCAAG GTGTTGCCAGCGGAAATTGAAAGCGTAAGAGGCAAGGACGTTATGTTCAAGGATGGCCAATCGCACCCCTTTGACTCCATTATTTTCTGCACTGGTTTCAAAAGATCAACGCACAAGTGGCTTAAG GGGGATGATTATCTTCTGAACGAGGACGGGATTCCAAAGCCCAGTTACCCGGACCATTGGAAGGGAAAGAATGGTTTGTATTGCGTTGGGCTTTCCAGGAAAGGCTTCTATGGAGCTAGGTATGATGCTGAGAATATAGCAAATGATATAAGCTCGCTCCTCATCCAACTTTAA
- the LOC112756355 gene encoding probable indole-3-pyruvate monooxygenase YUCCA10 isoform X2: MEDERRRVIVVGAGPSGLSMAACLTKKSIPYILLEREDCSASLWKKHTYDRLHLHLKKHLCHLPHMPFPPSSPSYVPRNQFLAYLDHYAAHFAISPLYRRTVEFAAYDQEAKSWRVKARNEDSGEVEEYLGGFLVVATGETTDPFVPQIEGMGSFPGKVIHSTEYKSGKGFEAQHVLVVGSGNSGMEISLDLINHGAITSIVVRSPVHIVSREIANMGLFLLNYVGVNKVDKLVVMLSRLMYGDMSKYGIARPNEGPFYMKVKYGKYPIIDVGTSQKIKSGELKGDDYLLNEDGIPKPSYPDHWKGKNGLYCVGLSRKGFYGARYDAENIANDISSLLIQL, from the exons ATGGAGGATGAGAGAAGAAGAGTGATAGTGGTTGGAGCAGGGCCTTCGGGTCTCTCCATGGCTGCATGCTTAACCAAGAAATCAATTCCGTACATACTCCTCGAGAGAGAAGACTGTTCAGCTTCTCTTTGGAAGAAACACACCTACGACCGTCTCCATCTCCATCTCAAGAAGCACCTCTGCCACCTCCCTCACATGCCATTCCCCCCTTCTTCCCCTTCCTACGTTCCCCGCAACCAGTTCTTGGCTTACCTCGACCACTACGCCGCTCACTTCGCGATCTCTCCGTTGTACCGGAGGACCGTGGAGTTTGCGGCATACGATCAGGAAGCCAAGAGCTGGAGGGTGAAGGCCAGGAACGAGGATTCCGGTGAGGTTGAGGAGTATCTAGGGGGGTTCTTGGTGGTGGCTACGGGGGAGACAACTGACCCTTTTGTCCCTCAAATTGAAGGGATGGGTAGTTTTCCTGGGAAGGTTATTCATTCCACTGAGTATAAATCTGGTAAGGGATTTGAGGCTCAGCATGTTCTTGTTGTGGGTTCTGGCAATTCCGGCATGGAGATCTCACTTGACCTTATCAACCACGGTGCCATAACTTCCATTGTTGTTCGAAGCCcg GTTCATATTGTGTCCCGGGAGATAGCGAATATGGGGCTGTTTCTGTTGAATTATGTGGGAGTAAACAAGGTAGACAAGTTGGTGGTGATGTTGAGCAGGTTGATGTACGGAGACATGAGCAAGTATGGGATAGCCAGGCCTAATGAGGGTCCCTTTTATATGAAGGTCAAGTACGGCAAGTATCCCATCATTGATGTTGGAACCTCTCAAAAGATCAAGTCTGGAGAGCTCAAG GGGGATGATTATCTTCTGAACGAGGACGGGATTCCAAAGCCCAGTTACCCGGACCATTGGAAGGGAAAGAATGGTTTGTATTGCGTTGGGCTTTCCAGGAAAGGCTTCTATGGAGCTAGGTATGATGCTGAGAATATAGCAAATGATATAAGCTCGCTCCTCATCCAACTTTAA